CATCGATCTGATCGTGGCGGCGTTGCCGCGGACGCTCTGGTTCCAGTACGACCCGCCGCAGGCTGCGATCGCGGAGCCGGTCTCACACGGTGAGGTGCGGCTGGAGGTCGGCGTACGGTCGAAGCGCTGGGGACTGCGGTCGTTGGAACGGCCAACAGTCACGGCGACGTCGACGGTCGGGGCGTACCGGATCCAGGTGACGTCGGCCGAGCCGCTGGCGGTCAAGACGCTGCCGTTGCGTGAGGGATTCGAGGCGGTGGACGCCGTACCGCGGCCGGCCGGACTGGTCGGGTTGCATCGGTCGCGGCGTCCGGGCGAAGGGACGGAGCTGGCCGGGGTACGGCCGTTCCGGACGGGGGACCGGTTGCGGCGGATCAACTGGTCGGTGTCCGCGCGGACGCAGGAACTGCACGTCACGTCGACGTGGTCGGACCGGGACACCGAGGTGGTGATCATGGTCGACACCGGCGGCGAGATCGGGATCAGCGAAGGGATCGACGGCCGGTCCTCGAGTCTCGACACCGCCGTCCGCGCCGCCGCCGCGATCGCCGAGCACTACCTGCGCAACGGCGACCGGGTGCGGCTGATCGACACCGGGAGCCTGTTCCGCGGCGTGCGGTCGGGGAGCGGGCGCGCGCATCTGCGGCGGATCCTGGACACGCTGGTACACGCGGACCGGCGCGGCCGGCAACAGGACGAAGAGCAGTTGGCGCGGCGGAACCGGGTGCGGTCGGACAGCCTGGTGCTCGTCCTCAGCCCGTTGCTGCGGCCGACGATCCTCGGCTACATCGTGACGCTCGTGCACTCCGGCTGCACGGTGATCGCGATCGACACGTTGCCGCCGGACGTCGTGTCGATCATGGACCTCGACGCGCACGACGCCCGGTCGTGGCCGCTCGCGTGGCGTCTGCGGTTGCTCGAACGCCGCCGCGACCTCGACCGCCTCAGCGACCTCGGCGTACCAACCGTCCCCTGGCGAGGCGCCGGAACCCTGGACGAGGTACTACGAGACGCCGCCAGAGTCTCCGCCGCTCCAAGGATTCGCTCATGACTGTGCACATGCCACGCCTCCGGCGCGGCGGGTCATGGGGCTGTAACTCCCGGCCTTCCCTCGTCGCTCCGGTCGCTTCGCTCCCTCCGCTCCTCAGTCCAGACCGGGAGGCCCCATGACCGCTGACGAGAAGATCACGTTGTGGTTGGCGCAGTTGCGGGCGTCCGGGCGGGCTGTGGTGTTTGCTCGGTTGGTGATTGCGGTGGCTGGGGCGGTCGCGCTGGTTGTGCCCTCGGTGCAGTCGTGGGATCAGGCGGATCTGGTCCCGATCGCCGGTGCTGGGTTGTTGCTGTGCACGGTGGTGCTGCCTGATTCGCTGGCCGCGATGATGTTCGTGCTGGTGGTGACACTCGGGTGGCTGATGCGTGCACCCGGCGCGCCGAGTTGGAGCCTGGCCCTGACCGCGGTTGGGCTCGTCGTGGTCCACCTGGCCGCTGCGTTCGCCGGTCAGCTGCCGTCGTACGCGCGGGTGCACCGAGCGGCCCTGCGACGCTGGTGGTTGCCTGGGGCAATCGCCGTACTGCTGGCGCCGGCCGTCGCCGGGGCGGCCGCGCTGGTCCGTGGCGCCGACCTCGCCGGCTCGCTCGTCGTGACCGCCGCCGCCATCGCACTGGCCGCCGCGACCATCTGGTTCGCCGCCGGCCAGAAACTCGGCCGCGACTAGTGCGCGCCGAAGGTTTCCTGGATCTCCTCGGCCCACGGCATCGAGATCGCGTCCGGGCCCAGGACCTGCATGGCGGACATGACGGTCAGCAACATCCCGGAGGCGAGGAACTCGCGGACCTGCGTCGGTGACGCACCGGTCAACTCGCGGACCAGGGCGTAGATCCGACCGAAGCGCTCCCGAACGCAGTCACCGATCAGAGGGTCGCGGCTGGCGGAGAAGCCCTGCAGCAGAACCAGCAGCACCTCAGGCTCGTCGAACAGCCGCTCGTAGTTGCGGCCCAGTGTGCTCAGCTCCGGGGTCTCGGCCGCGGCGTCGCGGAAGGTCTGCTCGATCCGGTCGCAGGCACTCCGCACGGCGGCCAGGAAGAGTTCCTGCTTGGTGCCGAACAGCCGGATCACATAGGGCTGTGAGACACCGGCCAGCCGGGCGATCTCGTCGGTCTTCGTGCCGTCGTACCCGGACATCGCGAAGGCCCTGACCGCGGCCTGCAACACCTCTGCGCCGCGCTCCTTGGCGGTCAGCCGAACCTTGGGCGTCATCCGTGCTCCTTCCACTCCCTTGACATGTTATCAGTCGATGCATACTCTCATGATCAAGCTTGTTATCAGTCAATTACAACTAGGGGTACGAGATGACATCGACCGCTCTCGACGAGAGGGAAGTGACCGCTCCCCGGAGCCGCGGACTCGGCCTGGTGCTGGCCGCCGTGGGGATTCCGGTGTTCATGGTCACGCTGGACAACCTGGTGGTGACGAATGCACTGCCGGTGATCAAGTCCGAGCTGGGGGCGACCCTGTCGGACCTGCAGTGGTTCGTGAACGCCTACACGCTCGCCTTCGCCGCGTTGCTGCTGACCGCGGCCGCGATCGGCGACCGGCTCGGCCGGCGGCGGGTGTTCCTGGCCGGGATCGCCCTGTTCACGCTGGCCTCGGCGGCCTGCGCGCTGGCGACCGAGCCGTGGATGCTGATCGGGGCCCGCGCGATCCAGGGCATCGGCGCGGCGGCCGTGATGCCGCTGTCGCTGACGTTGCTCGCGGGCGCCGTACCGGAGAAGATGCGGAGCGCCGCGATCGGTATCTGGGGCGGCATCTCCGGCCTCGGAATCGCGGTCGGTCCGGTGGTCGGCGGAGCTGTCGTCGACGGTCTGAACTGGCAGTGGATCTTCTGGCTGAACGTTCCGGTCGGGGTCGTCGCCGTGGTGCTCGCCACGCGGGTTCTGACCGAGTCCCGGGGTACGGCGAAGCGGCTCGACCTGCTCGGACTCGTGCTGGCGACGTCCGGCGTACTGTCCGTCGTCTGGGGTGTTGTGCACGGAGCCGACGACGGCTGGACCTCCGCCGGCGTGCTGGGTTCGCTGATCGCGGGCGTCGTGCTGCTGGCCGCGTTCCTCGGGTGGGAGCGCCGTACCGTCGCGCCGATGTTACCGCTGCGGTTGTTCTCGGTTCGCTCGTTCAGTGTGGTGAACGTGGTCGCGTTCACCTTCGCGGTCGGTGTCTTCGGAGCGGTGTTCCTGCTGGCGCAGTTCTTCCAGGTCGTGCAGGGGTACACGCCGTTCCAATCCGGGGTCCGCACGCTGCCGTGGACCGCGGCGCCGCTCGTGGTCGCACCGATCGCCGGTTTGATCGTCGACCGCGTCGGTCCCCGGATCCTGATCGTGACCGGCCAGGCATTGCTCGCCATCGCGCTCGGCTGGATCGCACTGGTCACGACGGCAACCACGCAGTACGGCGAACTTGTCGCACCGTTCATCCTGGCCGGGATCGGGATGGGGCTGACCTTCGCACCGTCCGCGAGCGTGGTGATGGAGAACGCTTCCGACGCTGACCGCGGCGTCGCGTCCGGCACCAACAACACGATCCGCGAGGTCGGAGTCGCGATGGGCGTCGCCGTACTGGCCTCGGTCTTCGCCTCAGCCGGCTCCTACGAGTCCCCGACGGAGTACGCCGCCGGCCTCGTCCCCGCCGTCTGGACCGGAGCCGCCATAGTCGCCGCCGGCACCCTGGCAGCCCTCCTCCTCCCGGGCCGCACCCGCGCAGCCAACTCGTCGTCGAGCAACTAACGAAGCCAGGACCGAGCACCCCCGCCGGAGTCTGGGAACAAGCAATTGCTAGTTCCCAGTCCCCACCGGGTGTCCCCACCGCGTCAAGGCCAGGTCGGGGGGTAGTGGCCGGTTGTTTGCGGAACAAATGTTGCAGCTGGTGGCAGAAATGTTCCGCGCAGCAGGACGGGCAACACGTTCTAGAGTGTGAGCGTGGTGGATGCTGAGGACGTGCGGCGGATTGCGTTGGGGTTGCCGGGGACGGTGGAGAAGCGGCGGTGGGGGCATCCGACGTTTGATGTGGCTGGGCGGATGTTCCTGACCGTGCCTGACGACCAGACGTCGTTCGCGGTGCGGTGTCCGCGGCTGGAGCGCGAGGAGCTGATCGCCGCGGAGCCGGAGAAGTTCTGGGTGCCGAAACACGAGGCGGGCTCGAACTGGGTTCGAGCCCGCCTCGAGGCTTTGGAGGACGCCGGCGAACTGCAGGACATCCTCGTCGACTCCTGGCGGCAGGTCGCGCCGCCGGAGCTGTCAGCTGACGTTGGCCGGTGACGCCGCGAAGGTGTTGCAAGTGGCCGGGTTGGCCGTGTTGAACGACTTCCCCATGAAGCGTCCCTGACTGGCCACACTGCCGTGGTCGCCCTCTTCGGGCTTGTCGCCCGCGGTGACGACGTACTTCTTCCAGACGTACAGCAGGTTGCCGTTGATCGGGTAGCTGCGCTTGTTCGCGGCCAGGAAGACACCGGCGAAGCAGTTCGCCTGCAGCTCCATCCGGCGCGTCATCCGCGTCCGGCCTTCGTAGTCCGACTGCTCGTACCGCAGGTTGCTGGCGGACTGCAGGATGCCGGTCATGAACTGCACGCTGTGGCCGTACTCGTGGGCGATCGAGCGGGTGTACCACATCCGCGCGTACGCCTGCCCGATCGCATCACCCGGGTACTGGGTGTACGCCTTCACGAAGACGTCCACCTTCATGTACATCATGTGGTTGCCCGAGCAGTAGAACGGTACGGCGACCGGACCGTCGCCGCACGGCGTCGACATCGAGGTCCCGGACCAGTACGTCATCCCCGGCGCCTTGAACTTGTAGCCGGCCTTCGCCACCAGTGGCGCCCACGACTTGTCCAGGCAGGGCTTGATCGCGGCCCAGTAGGCGGCCGCGCCCCGGGCGTTGGTCGGCCGGGCCTTGGGCTCCTTGCAGTTGACCGTGGACATCTGGCCGACCTTGTAGAGCGCGTTCTTGCCCACGACCGTGGTGTCCGCCGGCTTGTTCGGCGTACTCGACGTCTCGGTGGTGGTGGGCTCGGTGGTCGTCGGTTCCTCGGACGGCGACTCGGAGGGCTCCTCGGTCGGCTCTTCCGTCGGTTCCTCGGTCGGGGAAGTGGTCGGCTCGGGGGTGTACCGGCTCGGCGTCACCGGCGGAGTGGTCACGTCGGTGGCGGCCTTCCGGACCAGACCGATGATCGCGCCGCCCACGACGGCCACCACGACGATCGACAGGATCGCGATCAGCGGCGCCTTCGACTTCTTCCGCGGCTGCTGCGGCTGCCAGCCCATGCCGGGACCGCCAGGACCACCGGGACCACCCGGGCCGAAGCTCGGGCCCCAGCCGAAGCCGGGACCCTGCGGCGGCTGCCCGTACTGCGGGGGGCCGCCGTACTGACCCGGAGGAGGGCCGCCGTACTGGCCTTGCGGCGGCGGGCCGCCGTACTGACCGGGCGGAGGACCCTGCGGAGGACCGCCGTACTGACCCTGTGGCGGACCCTGCGGCGGGCCCTGCTGGTACGGCGGGTTCTGGCCGGGCGGCCCGTAGGGTGGCTGGCTCAACGCCGTTCCTCTCGTCCCTCGTGCTGGCATTCAGCGACCGCCACAGTATCGGCAACAAACAGGTCAGCCCCGGCGACCCTCGACAGGTAGGGTCGATCAGGTGACTTCTGCAACTACCCCCAACAGCCCGATCGACCAGCTCGCCGAGCGGCACCTGGAGCAGGAGATCGTGCTCGATCCGATCCTGGCGACCGAGCTGGGCGTCGCCGGCCACGACCACGAGCTGCCGGACTACACACCGGCCGGTTTCGAGGCGCGGATCGAGCAGACCAGGAGGTCGCTCGCCGAGGCCGCTGCGATCGAGCCGGCGAGTCCGCGGGAGGAGGTCGCCAAGGACGCCTTCGTGGAGCGGCTCGGCCTGGAGGTCGAGCGCCACGAGGCCGGCGTACCGCAGCACCAGCTGAACGCGATCGCCTCGGTGCCGGCGGGGTTGCGGCAGGTGTTCGACCTGATGCCGACCGACACCGAGCAGGACTGGGAGATCGTCGCCATCCGGCTGAACCAGGTCGGTACGACGCTCGACGGGTACCGCGAGACGCTGCTCGAGCAGGCCGGTCAGGGCCGGATCTCGGCCGTGCGTCAGGTGACCGGGCTGGCCGGGCGGATCGCCAGCTGGACCGGTGCGGAGGGCGACGACTTCTTCGCCGGACTGGCAGCGCGGGCGCCCGAGGGCGCGGTCAAGCCGGCAGTAGAGGCTGCGGCGGCCTCGGCGCGGAAGGCGTTCGACCAGTTCGGATCGTGGCTGACCGCCGACCTCGCGCCGCGGGCGCCGGAGCGGGACGCGTGCGGCCGGGAGGTGTACGAGCTGGCCTCCCGCAGCTTCCTCGGCGCCGCGATCGACCTCGAAGAGACGTACGCCTGGGGCTGGGCGGAGCTGGCCCGGATCGAGTCGGCCATGCAGGACATCGCGTCCGGGCTGAACGGCGGCGACCGCAGTATCGAGGCGACCGCGGCGCTGCTGGACAACGACCCGGCCCGCAAGATCCACGGCAAGGAAGCGTTCCGGGACTGGATGCAGCAGATGTCCGACGCGGCCGTGGCCGAGCTGGGCAGCACGCACTTCGACATCCCGGCCGAGATCCGCAAGCTCGAGTGCATGATCGCGCCGACCTCGGACGGCTCGATCTACTACACCCCGCCGAGCGAGGACCTGACCACGCGCGCGGGCCGGATGTGGTGGGCGGTGCCGAGCGGCGTGGAGGACTTCGCCACCTGGCGCGAGGTCACCACGGTCTACCACGAGGGCGTGCCCGGGCATCACCTCCAGGTCGCCCAGACGATGCTGCGCACCGACCTGCTGAACCGCTGGCAGCGGATCGCCTGCTGGGTCTCCGGTCACGGCGAAGGCTGGGCCCTGTACGCCGAACGCCTGATGGAGGAACTCGGTTACCTCGAGGACGCGGGCGCGCGGTTCGGCATGCTGGACGCGCAAGGCTTTCGCGCGGCACGGGTGATCGTTGACATCGGCATGCACCTGGAGCTGGAGGTGCCGCGCGACAACCCGTTCGGCTGGCGGCCGGGGGAGCGGTGGAACGCCGACCTCGGGTTCGAGTTCCTGCGGGCGCACTGCCGGATGGAGACCGAGTTCCTGCAGGCCGAGCTGAACCGCTACCTCGGATGGCCCGGCCAGGCGCCGGCGTACAAGGTCGGCGAGCGGATCTGGCTGCAGGCGCGGGAAGAGGCCAAGCAGCGCAAGGGATCCGCGTTCGACCTGCGGGCGTTCCACTCCGACGCGCTGAACCTCGGATCGATCGGCCTCGACCCGCTGCTCCGGGCGCTGGCGAAGCTGTGAGCATCCATTTCGTCCTGGCGTCGGCGTCACCGGCGCGACTGAAGACGCTGCGCGCCGCGGGGATCGAGCCGGAGGTGATCGTCTCCGGTGTCGACGAGGACAACGTCACCGCGGAGAACCCCGGCGAGCTCGCCCGCCTGCTCGCCGTCTTGAAGGCACGTGCGGTGGTCGCGAACCTGACCGATCACGCGACCGTCCTGGGCTGCGACTCGGTCCTGGAGTTCGACGGCGTCGCGTACGGCAAGCCCGGTACTCCCGAGGTCGCTCGCGAGCGCTGGCGGATGATGCGCGGGCGTCGCGGCGTACTGCACACCGGTCACTGCCTGTTCGACACGTCCTCCAAGCAGGAGATCCGGGAGTTGGCGTCGACGGAGGTTCAGTTCGCTGACCTCACCGACGAGGAGATCGACGCGTACGTCGAGACGGGCGAGCCGCTCGTGGTGGCCGGCTCGTTCACCGTCGACGGACTCGGCGGTCCGTTCGTCACCGCGATCGAGGGCGATTACCACAACGTCGTCGGACTCTCGCTGCCGTTGCTGCGCCGGATGCTGATCGACGTCGGCATCACCTGGCCCGACCTGTGGCGCTCCCAGAAACCCTTCACGTACGACGAATCCGTCGCGGAGACGTACGACGAGACGCGCGGCGGACCCGCCCGCGCAGAAGCGGCCGCGCGCGCTGTCGACTCGCTACTCCCCAAGGGCGGAAGAGTTCTCGAGCTCGCGGTCGGGACCGGGATCGTCGGCGCCGAGCTGGTTGCTCTCGGCAACCTGGTGCACGGCGTCGACGTGTCTGAGGCGATGCTGCAGCGCGCGAACGTCCGGCTGCCAGGTCACGTCGCGGCGGCCGATGCGGCGCAACTGCCGGTGGCCGACCGCCGGTGCGACGCGGTCGTGGCCGTCTGGCTGCTGCAGCTGCTCGACGACAGCGAGCCGGTGCTCGCCGAGGTCGCGCGGGTCCTGCGTACCGACGGCGTCTTTGTCACCACCGCCGAGAAGTCCGACGCCACCCGCTACGCCGACGGCCGCGGCCCCAACGAAACCCGCTCCCAGGACGCCCTCGCCCACCTGGTCGCAGTCGCGTCCCGCCACGGCCTGATCCTCGACGGCGCGACCACCTTCCCCGGCCCAACCCACAACACGGGACACGCCCCGACGTACCCCCTGGTCCGCTTCCGCCGCACCTGACCCTCAGGTCGGGTCAGCCGGCGAGCCCGGTCTTGTCGTCGAGTTGACCGCGTACTTGGCCATGCCGCCAGTGTTTATGGATGAGCGCTCGCGCGCCACTGGCCGGGGCCGGGGTGGAAGGGGGTGCGGGCGTTGCGCCAGTAGGTGGCCCAGTTGCTGGCTCGGTCCGGGTCGGCGTCAGGAGCCGGTACGGCGGCGCGTGCGGCGACCACCGCGATCAGAGCGGCCAGCTCTTCGGGAGTCGGGTTGCCCTTGGCAATCTTGATGGTGCTCACAGTGGGATGTTCCCATGCTTCTTCGGGGGCAGGGTGTCGCGTTTGGTCCGGAGCAGGCGGAGGGCGCGGACGATCTCGGCGCGGGTCTCGCTCGGCTTGATGACGGCGTCGATGTACCCGCGCTCGGCCGCGATGTACGGGTTCGCCAGGTGGTCCTCGTACTCGGTGATCAGCTCCTGGCGGCGGGTCTCGACGTCCTCGGCCGCGGCGAGCTCGCGGCGGTGCAGGATGTTGACCGCGCCCTGGGCGCCCATCACTGCGATCTGCGCGGTCGGCCAGGCGATGTTCATGTCGGCGCCGAGGTGCTTCGAGCCCATCACGTCGTACGCGCCGCCGTACGCCTTCCGGGTGATCACGGTGATCATCGGGACGGTCGCCTCGGCGTAGGCGTAGATCAGCTTGGCGCCGCGGCGGATGATGCCGTTCCACTCCTGGTCGGTGCCGGGCAGGAAGCCGGGGACGTCGACGAAGGTCAGGATCGGCACGTTGAACGCGTCGCAGGTCCGGACGAACCGGGCCGCCTTCTCGGACGCGTCGATGTCGAGGGTGCCGGCGAACTGCATCGGCTGGTTCGCGACCACGCCGACCGGGCGGCCCTCGACCCGGCCGAAGCCGACGATCAGGTTCGGCGCGAACAGCGTCTGCACCTCGAGGAACTCGCCGTCGTCGACGACCGCCTCGATCGCGGTGTGCATGTCGTACGGCTGGTTCGGCGAGTCCGGGACCAGGGTGTCCAGCGCGAGGTCGGTCTCCGTCGGCTCGAGATCGGCGGGCGCGTCGTAGACCGGCGGGTCCTCGAGGTTGTTCTGCGGGAGATGACCGACCAGGGCCTTCACCCACTCGATCGCGTCCTCCTCGTCGGAGCCCAGGTAGTGCGCGTTGCCGGACTTGGTGTTGTGCGTCCGGGCGCCGCCGAGCTCCTCCTGCGTGACGTCCTCGCCGGTGACGGTCTTGATCACGTCCGGGCCGGTGATGAACATGTACGACGACTCGTCGACCATCACGGTGAAGTCGGTGACCGCGGGCGAGTAGACCGCGCCGCCGGCGCACGGGCCCATGATGAGCGAGATCTGCGGGATCACCCCGGACGCGCGGACGTTGCGGCGGAAGATCTCGCCGTACAGGCCGAGACTCACGACCCCTTCCTGGATCCGGGCGCCGCCGGAGTCGTTGATGCCGATCAGCGGGCAGCCGATCTTCATCGCCAGGTCCATCACCTTGACGATCTTCTCGCCGAAGACCTCGCCGAGGCTGCCGCCGAAGACCGTGAAGTCCTGCGCGAACACGCACACCTGACGGCCGTCGATGGTG
This Kribbella sp. NBC_00482 DNA region includes the following protein-coding sequences:
- a CDS encoding DUF58 domain-containing protein, giving the protein MSWRPTHAQVRAVCVAAVLVGAAVLLRRPDAAVFGLPLAFLAVWGRFFRPRERPEVHTELDADVLFEGQGTTYRMRVPESVDPDIDLIVAALPRTLWFQYDPPQAAIAEPVSHGEVRLEVGVRSKRWGLRSLERPTVTATSTVGAYRIQVTSAEPLAVKTLPLREGFEAVDAVPRPAGLVGLHRSRRPGEGTELAGVRPFRTGDRLRRINWSVSARTQELHVTSTWSDRDTEVVIMVDTGGEIGISEGIDGRSSSLDTAVRAAAAIAEHYLRNGDRVRLIDTGSLFRGVRSGSGRAHLRRILDTLVHADRRGRQQDEEQLARRNRVRSDSLVLVLSPLLRPTILGYIVTLVHSGCTVIAIDTLPPDVVSIMDLDAHDARSWPLAWRLRLLERRRDLDRLSDLGVPTVPWRGAGTLDEVLRDAARVSAAPRIRS
- a CDS encoding TetR/AcrR family transcriptional regulator, which gives rise to MTPKVRLTAKERGAEVLQAAVRAFAMSGYDGTKTDEIARLAGVSQPYVIRLFGTKQELFLAAVRSACDRIEQTFRDAAAETPELSTLGRNYERLFDEPEVLLVLLQGFSASRDPLIGDCVRERFGRIYALVRELTGASPTQVREFLASGMLLTVMSAMQVLGPDAISMPWAEEIQETFGAH
- a CDS encoding MFS transporter, producing MTSTALDEREVTAPRSRGLGLVLAAVGIPVFMVTLDNLVVTNALPVIKSELGATLSDLQWFVNAYTLAFAALLLTAAAIGDRLGRRRVFLAGIALFTLASAACALATEPWMLIGARAIQGIGAAAVMPLSLTLLAGAVPEKMRSAAIGIWGGISGLGIAVGPVVGGAVVDGLNWQWIFWLNVPVGVVAVVLATRVLTESRGTAKRLDLLGLVLATSGVLSVVWGVVHGADDGWTSAGVLGSLIAGVVLLAAFLGWERRTVAPMLPLRLFSVRSFSVVNVVAFTFAVGVFGAVFLLAQFFQVVQGYTPFQSGVRTLPWTAAPLVVAPIAGLIVDRVGPRILIVTGQALLAIALGWIALVTTATTQYGELVAPFILAGIGMGLTFAPSASVVMENASDADRGVASGTNNTIREVGVAMGVAVLASVFASAGSYESPTEYAAGLVPAVWTGAAIVAAGTLAALLLPGRTRAANSSSSN
- a CDS encoding MmcQ/YjbR family DNA-binding protein; amino-acid sequence: MVDAEDVRRIALGLPGTVEKRRWGHPTFDVAGRMFLTVPDDQTSFAVRCPRLEREELIAAEPEKFWVPKHEAGSNWVRARLEALEDAGELQDILVDSWRQVAPPELSADVGR
- a CDS encoding neutral zinc metallopeptidase, producing MSQPPYGPPGQNPPYQQGPPQGPPQGQYGGPPQGPPPGQYGGPPPQGQYGGPPPGQYGGPPQYGQPPQGPGFGWGPSFGPGGPGGPGGPGMGWQPQQPRKKSKAPLIAILSIVVVAVVGGAIIGLVRKAATDVTTPPVTPSRYTPEPTTSPTEEPTEEPTEEPSESPSEEPTTTEPTTTETSSTPNKPADTTVVGKNALYKVGQMSTVNCKEPKARPTNARGAAAYWAAIKPCLDKSWAPLVAKAGYKFKAPGMTYWSGTSMSTPCGDGPVAVPFYCSGNHMMYMKVDVFVKAYTQYPGDAIGQAYARMWYTRSIAHEYGHSVQFMTGILQSASNLRYEQSDYEGRTRMTRRMELQANCFAGVFLAANKRSYPINGNLLYVWKKYVVTAGDKPEEGDHGSVASQGRFMGKSFNTANPATCNTFAASPANVS
- a CDS encoding DUF885 domain-containing protein; translated protein: MTSATTPNSPIDQLAERHLEQEIVLDPILATELGVAGHDHELPDYTPAGFEARIEQTRRSLAEAAAIEPASPREEVAKDAFVERLGLEVERHEAGVPQHQLNAIASVPAGLRQVFDLMPTDTEQDWEIVAIRLNQVGTTLDGYRETLLEQAGQGRISAVRQVTGLAGRIASWTGAEGDDFFAGLAARAPEGAVKPAVEAAAASARKAFDQFGSWLTADLAPRAPERDACGREVYELASRSFLGAAIDLEETYAWGWAELARIESAMQDIASGLNGGDRSIEATAALLDNDPARKIHGKEAFRDWMQQMSDAAVAELGSTHFDIPAEIRKLECMIAPTSDGSIYYTPPSEDLTTRAGRMWWAVPSGVEDFATWREVTTVYHEGVPGHHLQVAQTMLRTDLLNRWQRIACWVSGHGEGWALYAERLMEELGYLEDAGARFGMLDAQGFRAARVIVDIGMHLELEVPRDNPFGWRPGERWNADLGFEFLRAHCRMETEFLQAELNRYLGWPGQAPAYKVGERIWLQAREEAKQRKGSAFDLRAFHSDALNLGSIGLDPLLRALAKL
- a CDS encoding Maf family nucleotide pyrophosphatase — its product is MSIHFVLASASPARLKTLRAAGIEPEVIVSGVDEDNVTAENPGELARLLAVLKARAVVANLTDHATVLGCDSVLEFDGVAYGKPGTPEVARERWRMMRGRRGVLHTGHCLFDTSSKQEIRELASTEVQFADLTDEEIDAYVETGEPLVVAGSFTVDGLGGPFVTAIEGDYHNVVGLSLPLLRRMLIDVGITWPDLWRSQKPFTYDESVAETYDETRGGPARAEAAARAVDSLLPKGGRVLELAVGTGIVGAELVALGNLVHGVDVSEAMLQRANVRLPGHVAAADAAQLPVADRRCDAVVAVWLLQLLDDSEPVLAEVARVLRTDGVFVTTAEKSDATRYADGRGPNETRSQDALAHLVAVASRHGLILDGATTFPGPTHNTGHAPTYPLVRFRRT
- a CDS encoding acyl-CoA carboxylase subunit epsilon, whose amino-acid sequence is MSTIKIAKGNPTPEELAALIAVVAARAAVPAPDADPDRASNWATYWRNARTPFHPGPGQWRASAHP
- a CDS encoding acyl-CoA carboxylase subunit beta produces the protein MGETVNIHTTAGKIADLEQRLDDAVHAGSERAVEKQHARGKKTARERITLLLDEGSFSELDEFARHRSTSFGLDANRPYGDGVVTGFGTIDGRQVCVFAQDFTVFGGSLGEVFGEKIVKVMDLAMKIGCPLIGINDSGGARIQEGVVSLGLYGEIFRRNVRASGVIPQISLIMGPCAGGAVYSPAVTDFTVMVDESSYMFITGPDVIKTVTGEDVTQEELGGARTHNTKSGNAHYLGSDEEDAIEWVKALVGHLPQNNLEDPPVYDAPADLEPTETDLALDTLVPDSPNQPYDMHTAIEAVVDDGEFLEVQTLFAPNLIVGFGRVEGRPVGVVANQPMQFAGTLDIDASEKAARFVRTCDAFNVPILTFVDVPGFLPGTDQEWNGIIRRGAKLIYAYAEATVPMITVITRKAYGGAYDVMGSKHLGADMNIAWPTAQIAVMGAQGAVNILHRRELAAAEDVETRRQELITEYEDHLANPYIAAERGYIDAVIKPSETRAEIVRALRLLRTKRDTLPPKKHGNIPL